In a genomic window of Lepisosteus oculatus isolate fLepOcu1 chromosome 5, fLepOcu1.hap2, whole genome shotgun sequence:
- the slc25a55a gene encoding solute carrier family 25 member 55a isoform X1, which translates to MSQQQISLPAKLINGGIAGIVGVTCVFPIDLAKTRLQNQRSGQQVYKNMMDCLVKTVRSEGYFGMYRGAAVNLTLVTPEKAIKLAANDFFRHLLSKDGKGLTVFKEMLAGCGAGTCQVIITTPMEMLKIQLQDAGRLAAQQRKKTVVPSTKLGATNTLLSRSYNVGPAPLVRKVSATQIAQELLRTQGIQGLYKGLGATLMRDVPFSVVYFPLFAHINRLGQPSPEENAPFYHSFLAGCIAGSTAAVAVNPCDVVKTRLQSLNKGANEESYNGVIDCVSKILRKEGPSAFLKGAGCRALVIAPLFGIAQVMYFVGVGEFILGYTPFNLYSS; encoded by the exons ATGTCCCAGCAGCAGATCAG CCTTCCTGCCAAGCTCATCAATGGTGGTATTGCTGGCATTGTGGGGGTAACTTGCGTGTTTCCCATTGACTTGGCAAAGACCAGACTGCAGAACCAGAGGAGTGGTCAGCAGGTGTACAAGAACAT GATGGATTGCCTTGTTAAGACTGTTCGATCTGAGGGCTATTTTGGGATGTATAGAG gtGCTGCAGTTAATCTGACCTTGGTTACACCTGAGAAGGCAATTAAACTTGCTGCCAATGATTTCTTCCGTCATCTGCTAAGCAAAGATGG GAAAGGTCTCACTGTATTCAAGGAGATGTTGGCTGGGTGTGGTGCAGGGACCTGCCAAGTTATTATTACTACACCAATGGAAATGCTGAAGATCCAACTTCAAGATGCTGGAAGACTGG CTGCtcaacaaagaaagaaaacggTGGTACCCTCCACAAAGCTGGGAGCAACAAACACATTACTGAGCCGCTCCTACAATGTTGGTCCAGCCCCGCTGGTAAGGAAGGTATCAGCCACCCAGATAGCACAGGAGCTGCTACGAACCCAGGGTATCCAGGGCCTATATAAAGGACTGGGGGCCACCTTAATGAG agATGTTCCCTTCTCCGTCGTTTACTTCCCGCTGTTTGCACACATTAACCGACTGGGTCAGCCATCTCCGGAAGAGAATGCTCCTTTCTACCATTCTTTCCTTGCTGGCTGTATTGCTGGCTCCACAGCTGCTGTTGCAGTTAACCCATGTGATg TGGTTAAGACTCGGTTACAGTCTCTGAACAAAGGagcaaatgaagagagttaCAATGGAGTCATTGACTGTGTTAG TAAAATTTTGCGAAAAGAAGGACCCTCTGCATTCCTGAAGGGCGCAGGCTGCAGGGCGCTGGTGATCGCTCCTCTGTTTGGCATTGCACAAGTGATGTACTTCGTGGGAGTTGGAGAGTTCATTCTTGGTTACACACCATTCAACTTGTACTCatcttaa
- the slc25a55a gene encoding solute carrier family 25 member 55a isoform X2 encodes MVHTIPLNCAAVNLTLVTPEKAIKLAANDFFRHLLSKDGKGLTVFKEMLAGCGAGTCQVIITTPMEMLKIQLQDAGRLAAQQRKKTVVPSTKLGATNTLLSRSYNVGPAPLVRKVSATQIAQELLRTQGIQGLYKGLGATLMRDVPFSVVYFPLFAHINRLGQPSPEENAPFYHSFLAGCIAGSTAAVAVNPCDVVKTRLQSLNKGANEESYNGVIDCVSKILRKEGPSAFLKGAGCRALVIAPLFGIAQVMYFVGVGEFILGYTPFNLYSS; translated from the exons ATGGTTCATACAATACCTCTCAATT gtGCTGCAGTTAATCTGACCTTGGTTACACCTGAGAAGGCAATTAAACTTGCTGCCAATGATTTCTTCCGTCATCTGCTAAGCAAAGATGG GAAAGGTCTCACTGTATTCAAGGAGATGTTGGCTGGGTGTGGTGCAGGGACCTGCCAAGTTATTATTACTACACCAATGGAAATGCTGAAGATCCAACTTCAAGATGCTGGAAGACTGG CTGCtcaacaaagaaagaaaacggTGGTACCCTCCACAAAGCTGGGAGCAACAAACACATTACTGAGCCGCTCCTACAATGTTGGTCCAGCCCCGCTGGTAAGGAAGGTATCAGCCACCCAGATAGCACAGGAGCTGCTACGAACCCAGGGTATCCAGGGCCTATATAAAGGACTGGGGGCCACCTTAATGAG agATGTTCCCTTCTCCGTCGTTTACTTCCCGCTGTTTGCACACATTAACCGACTGGGTCAGCCATCTCCGGAAGAGAATGCTCCTTTCTACCATTCTTTCCTTGCTGGCTGTATTGCTGGCTCCACAGCTGCTGTTGCAGTTAACCCATGTGATg TGGTTAAGACTCGGTTACAGTCTCTGAACAAAGGagcaaatgaagagagttaCAATGGAGTCATTGACTGTGTTAG TAAAATTTTGCGAAAAGAAGGACCCTCTGCATTCCTGAAGGGCGCAGGCTGCAGGGCGCTGGTGATCGCTCCTCTGTTTGGCATTGCACAAGTGATGTACTTCGTGGGAGTTGGAGAGTTCATTCTTGGTTACACACCATTCAACTTGTACTCatcttaa